The genomic segment ATGTAAGATTTATCATTGATGTAGTTTTTTCTGTTTCATTTGATTTCTTCTGTTTGTCAGGCAAAACAAATCTTCTTCTCATGTGGCTGAATCACTTTTCAATCATGTGTGGGATGTCCTCAAAGATGTTCCAAGTTTCCAATCTGAGTATGGTGTTATCCTTCGCTATCTTTTGGAAGTTACATATTATCGGTTTCACATGCGGAAACGAGTTTACTCCAGTGAGTGTACCTCCAATAACTTGGCTAATTCACTATCTATATGACTGTGAATTTCATCTGCATGGACAGATCTTGTACTTCTGTACATGGAAAAGGTGGAAAAAGCCTAAGCACAAAAAATTTTGGTCAAATAAACCCCAAAGAAGAGGTTTCCTGCTTCACCTTGACACTTCATTCACTTTTTGAGAACTCTCCTGGAGATAGTCCTGATGATCTTCGAGATAACATTATTTCGGGttttttggaattttttctCATGTAAAGTAACACATCGATATTTTTGTATTCCGGTTCCACCTTACATAGATTTCTTTTAGTTATTTTGTTGCAATAATCATCAACTTTATAATTTTGTTCTTTTTGCATGTTAGGGATGAGGGAAAAATTTCTCGCAAGCTTGTGGAGTGCATCAATACATGTTTGTTAAAGGATGGGCCAATTATAGGTGGCAAATCCCTGGAAATTCATCAATCAGTAAATCATTTCGTCTTTCGGTACTGGTTTGCTACTCATGATCGAAGTCTAAAGGTGTCGCCGTACTAAATTGATGGTTTTGGTTTAAAGTTAAATGTGTGTAGTTCTTCTAATTTGTCCTTCATTAGTAGGATTCTCTTATTTGCTATGCAAAATCGCAAGTAAGTTTAACTAGAGGTGTGGATGACGGAACTTGTGGATGTGATGAGCAAGGAGCTTGATCAAATGAGTACTTCCAGCACCAATTCTTTTTTCACCCCGGTTAGAATTGCAACGTGCTTAATTTTTGGTGGGTTTATGAAATGCTACTTCTCTGTTCTTgtttgtattttatttattattgttattattattattttgagtgACTCAATTAGGGGTGAAAAATGTGGATTATGACAAGCTCACAGTTCAAGGTGGCGGAGCTTGCTGCCCTTGTGTTTTGCCAGGTACTTATTGCAGCAACTTAATTGTTGTGCCTTTTGATGTTGATACTCCATTACATATTTGTGGTTGTGTGCTTACCAGACATGATATGGCTCTGTTGTATTTCATTGGGTTATGGGCTCGGTTTTATCCATTTTATGTTCCATTGTTGCTAAAATTGTAGCAGCTTACTCTGTTAAATTTTGAGTAATAGGAAGATGGGAAAAACAACAGAAAAAAGGTGAAAAGTCTGGTCATAAGTGTTGTCGCCATAAACGACGTGCCACAActtaatttttttcttcttgATTTTATATAATTGTCACCACTTCATGCTCGTAAGAGGATATCTTGGGATATTATGGTGGAGTAAACCACTTCAATCAGAttacaaattgatttcaatattGACGATACCAAGTGAGATTCtatcaaatgaaaaattgaGTTCTGACCCCTTTTTGATTCaacaattaacatgaatttaaGCTTTTAAATGAAATAAAAGGGCTTAATAGAATTTTGGACATCAATATGTAGAATTCCACTTTTATCATATTGAGCAGAAATAAATACGGTATAAAACTGTTGAAGGCATTTCAGCTGTGATATGAtgcaaattttttaaaacataatgAGAGGGAAGGACAACTGAGagaacataaataaatattaagtgTGATTTTAAtgaatcaaaatttgatttctaGTTCTTTTACTTTTTGAAATAGTTTGAGATGCTTCCATGTATTTGGTGTGACTTGAAGAATTCCGCTTTATTTCAATCTTGAGAAAAACTATTTTCCATATTTATGGTCAAAGGTTACAAGGCAATGTTCACTTTCCAGGTGTGCGCTAATACATATAAAAGCCCAGTTTCTGAAAAACGTGCCCGGAGGGAGCATGTGGTTGTCCTGATAAAAGAGAGAGTCATGGGGCGCAAATGGCCATGGTAAGTTTCAACAGAACTTGTTCTTTTGAgtagataaaaaaatatatataaacatcAAATATCTCAATACTTAACAGTATCCTTTGGGCTGGTGGATGGTGTGATATCATGTTTTTTCCTTGTTCATGGATCACACATTCGATGGCAAATCCGAcacaatatttttcaataatttcCAAATTTGTTTTTACGTTCAAAAGAATGAAAATGTATTGTTCACATTTGCATTCATGTTGCTACTTATTATCCACCATCTTGAGTTAAAACGAGCTAATATTCGTGGTAGGCATGCTGCACTTGTTTGTCTCATACGCAATTATTCTACTCGCATCCGTAAAGATCACTTATTGATTTTATTGTGAAATCTTGACTGTTACCTGTAGCTTTATTGACTGGTTTATATTTCATCCTCCGATTGACAAAAAATTTGTGATCTTGTAGTCTATTTGTCTCCTTCCTGTGTGCTGGAGATGCATTCACATTTTCTTGATATTTTAATTTGGTTAATATCCATACCTCTTCGTTGAGGGGGAGAGGAGAGCTGTCGTCTGTTTTGCCTTTTGCCTTCATTTCAAACTTATTCTTTTGGTACCAGTAGGGAactattttttttcttgttaGGGTCTTGCAGGGGCACAATTCTCTTATCTTTGTTGGTTTGGTCATGTGCTTTGTAGGTTCTCTTTTTTCCTTTTGCTTTTCAGTACATATGTCAATTCATCAGTTGCCTTACTCAAGTTATACCGCCATTCAGACTTGTTTCTAATGTTTCTGTTTTTCATACTTCTGATATTACATTTGCCCTTTCTAGAGTCCTCAGTCAAATTTTGATATCCGGAATTCGCTTGTTCTCAATTGCAGAATTATTAACGCTGCAACTTTAGAGCATTCTTATGATGATCTGTTCTGGATGTTGCAGTAGGTTGTTCCTTTACATGCAAAAACTGTATAATTGAGCCTAATAAATCAGTGTGATATGGTTTGCAACTGTAATAATTTGATGCTTAAACAAATACTATGATATCTTATTTTTTATGTGATATAACTTATTTCTTATGTGCAGAAATGCCTTCTAGTTTCTTTTCTTCTgataagaaaaaatattattttaataaaagatTTTAATTACAAAAAAGGAGACCAGAGGTTATCGCATAACAAAGTAAGAACTGGAATCATATTAACACAATATGAGACCTCAATCCCTAAACAAAATTGACTGCGAAAACATTTTAAACTCCACATTATTTGTAATCCAGCATGGAACCATAAGTTTAATCCTGTCTCAGCACTCTTTGTTATTCATTTTAACTTCTGACCAATTTTGAATTTCATTTGAACGAGTCTTCGTAAGATTCTTCTCACcggttttttattttatttgaaggaGTCTGCTTAGACTTTCTTTATTGATGCTTTTTGCTGCTCCAAATGAGAAATCATCGCAGAAGCTAGCTTTTCCCTTGAATGAGGTATATCACATTATATATGTATGGAGGAAAAGATATAGTTTTATTCAGTGTGTCCTCCAGGTTTCTTGAAATAATTTTGTTCCTTGGACTTGTCATTTATAGTCATATGCTAACTAAGAAGGATAGTTTTTATTGCAAGCTTTGGTTGTATCATATGTGGGGAAGGCTGCAGTCTAGGTTTCTTTGTTCACTTTTCTTTATCATGGCCAATAGCAATCATATATTGTGGATGGACTGGATTGTTGCTCATCAATTATTGCGAACATCTTACCTTCCTACTTCTCTCCCTTTCCTTTCCCTATCTCTTACtcttattaataaattttttctgGCTCTTTCTATCAACAtcctttttgaagaaaaatggctCTGATTAAATTGTTTGTGTTTGGTTGGCGTATGGGGCTTACTAAGGATAATGAAAATAAACTCCATGAACTTTCTGGACCATTATATGAGGTATCGTGTTTGTAGGATGTCTTATGCAGGGACCTGCTTGatattcttttttcttttaatccTTGTGCATATTTTggttttatttttgtaaaaattcTGCAGGTTGGCAAAGGTTGGCAAGTGATATGGAACTGCCTTATGCGGAGTTTGCCAACATTTTGCAATCTCACCTCAATTGTAAGCATCCATTTGTGTAAAATTCCCATCAAGGCATGGTGTAGATAGATCTTTGACATGCTTCCTTTCCTCTTATGGTGAATTGTTAAGTTTAATTCATCTACTTTGCATTTCATATTGTAGGAAAAAGTAGGTACAGTTAGATTCCCTCTCATGAAATCTCAATCTCATTTTGATAAATGCGTGTTTAAAATGAATGTGTTTTTAATATGGCATTGATTATGCACTTAAGTTAGGAGATAAAAAAAGCTACCCCactttttttttgataagaaacatgataatattattaaaactGAAGAGTGTTTCTTTTACATAAAGTGGACTAGTGGTCCACCACGAAGAAAGATAAAATAATGCAACTAGCAATAAACATAACTCCAGTCTCTTAAAAGATCAAGAATGGATAAACTCTCAAACTCTTTAATATTTGCAATCCAGTTTGCAATCCTAAACTTGATTTTTTCCCAACACTCTTCTGCGGTGTCTTCCAAATCTTCAAAGATTCTTCTATTACTCTCTAACCAGATACCCCAACAAATGCCATGAATTACCACCCTCCAAAAAATCCTTCTTCTTTTGCCGACCCACTGTCCAAGATCCGTAATGAACAAATCTTGTGTTGTTTTTGGTATGACCCAAACCAATTTCAGTTCTTCCTAAGCCCTAGACCACAATTCATTAGCAAGCTTACAATGAATGAGCATGTGATATTGCATTTCCAAATCATTACGATACAACACGCACCAATTGGGAGAGAGCACATTTAGGCCATCTCTTTTGCATCAGCTCGGATGTAGGTAATTTTCCAAGGATTGCCGTCCACGagaatatttgaatctttgaaGGAATAGGAGTTTTCCAAATGATATggtaaaattcgaaattttgggCACAAAAATTCGCTGAGAAGAATGAATGGAAAAAAGACTTGACTGTGAACTTCCCAGACGGATCCCCTTCCCACACTCGAAAATCATCGCCCCCTTCGACCAAATTAACCCTATCAAAAATGCTCAAAAACGAAGACAACTGAACGACCTCCTCCTTTCTGAGAGACCTACGAAAATGCAAATCCCAAGAATACTCATGTGACACAGTATCGAATGCAGCAAAAAAAGATATAGGCAAGTTACGAACCGAACTAATACGAAATAAAGAAGCGAATAAATCCCGGAAAGATAACTCCACCCACCAAATGTCCTCCCAAAACCTGATTTTTGTACCCCCTCTAACCACTAATCTTAGTAGTCGGTGATATGTCGGGTATGATCTAGAGACGAATTTTCACGGGCATCTAAACGTCACATTCGTAGCCAACCCTGCATCTCAACCGTTTTATTGTAACCCATATTTGCTCTTTATTATCCTTTTCCACAACGGCTCATTCTCAACGTTAAAcctccaccaccatttccccAAAAGCGCTTTGTTCCTCAAGCAAATGTTACCAATACCTAAGCCACCTCTCTCTTTCGGTCTACAAACTTGTTCCCAGCCAACCATATGACAATGTGATTCACCCTCATTTCCACCCCACAGAAAATCTCTCATTAACTTCTCTATCTTCATTGCTATTCCTTTCGGTACCCTGAATAGTGACAGAAAGTATATAGGCAAAGCATTCAATACCGCAACAATCAATGTTACTCTTCCCCTTTTGGATAAAAATGCCTTTTTCCAAGTTGCCAATTTTCTAGTAATCCTGATGAGGATAGGTTCCCTAAAAGACACTTTGAGTGGATTACCCCCCTAAAAGAACTCCCAAGTATGTAGTTGGCCATTGATCCCTACGACAACCAATCCTGTGGGCTAGCTCCTCCTCTTCAACATCATCTTGACATAAACCCAACAAAGCACTCTTTTCCCATTTGATCCTAAGTCCTGACATATCACAAAACAACTTCAAGATTTGCACCAAAAAGTTTAAATGAGCCTCTTTTTGAACGAAAATAGAGTGTCATCCGCAAACTGTATATGTGATACTTCCACCTTTTCTCGGCCCACTTCAAACCCTTGGATTAAATTCTCCTCTTTTGCTATATCATTCAAACTTCCCAAAACGTCTACGACCATATCGAACAAAAATGGAGATAAAGGATCTCCCTGTCGAAGTCCTCTATTCGCTTTAAATTTCCCCCTCGGTCTCCCATTTATCATGATGGAAAACGAGACATTTGATACACATCCTCTTATCCATCTTCTCTATCTCTCGCCGAATCCCTTTTTCCCTAACACGAAGTCCAAGAAGTCCCCCATTCAACATTGTCATATGCTTTTTCAAAATCAATTTTCAAGACCCAtccctttttttttcttcttctttcacTTCTTCCACCAGCTCATTGGCAATCAAACAACAATCCAAAATTTGTTTAACTTCAATGAATGCATTCTGAGATTCGGACAATGTATGTGACAATACTTTTTTCATCCTTGTAGCCAACACTTTTGCAATTATCTTGTATAAGCTCGTTGTGACGCTAATGGGTCTGAAATCTTTCACCCTTAATGAGTCATGCTTCTTTGGTATCAAGCATATATACGACTCATTAGTTATCCCGTTTATGATCCTTCCTTCATAAAATTCCTCAAAAACCTTCATTAACTCCCCTTTTTATCACATCCCAACAATCTTGATAAAATGCCAAAGTATAACCGTCAGGCCCCGGTGCTTTGCATCTGTCACACTCAAAAATCACCTTCTTAACCTCTTCTTTGAGAAATGGTTGTTCAAGCTCAGCCCTCGTATCGACATCAATAGTCCTCCATTCTACACCTTCAATCCCAAATCTTCTCACCTCTCTTTTACTGTACAACTGTTCGAAGTAATTGACAATGGCTTTAATTATTTGACCTTCATCCTCTACCACCACTCCATCCTCCTTTTCCAATCTACTAATTATTTCTTTGCTCTTTCGGTGATTAAGTAAAGAATGGAAGAATTTGGTATTGTGATCTCCTCCTTGTAATCATTTTATCTTTGCTTTTTGATATAACATCATGTTTCGTCGACACACTAATTCTTCCATCTCCCATTTTATCAGTGTTTTTTCATTCACCGCTTATGCATTCCCCCTTCCGTCACTCTCCATCTCATCCAATGTAATAATTCTTTTTCTCAATTCTGCCTCCCTCATCTCCGTCTTCCCAAACTCCTCGGCATTCCATAGTTTTATCTCTTCCTTAACAGACTTGAGTTTCCTCATGAACTTATATCCCTCCCATCCCTGCAGTTGTGAGCTACTCCACCATGTCGtaaatttttccttaaaacTCTTATGTTTCAGCCATTTTTCGAATCTGAATGGAGTCGGCCCCCATTTGAGTTTTTGTGTCTCCAAAACAATTGGAAAATGATCCGATGTTATTCGAGGCAAAACAGATTGCCTATGGTATGGAAATAACTCCATCCACCCTCCCAAAAACAAGAATCTGTCTAATCTGCTGCAGATTGGTGTAGCCCTCAAATTTGACCATGTAAATTTTGCATTCTCTAACGGGGGATCATACAATTCCAATTCCTGTATCAAAATATCAAAGCAATTCATACTTGTTGTTTGTGAATGACTGTTCATTTTCTCGGTCAATGACCTCACAACATTAAAATCCCCTCCCAAACACCACCTATCCCCACACAAGACCCTCAAACCCGCCAATTCATTCCAGGACATATTTCTCAATCGTGGTTTGCATGGGCCATAAACTACAGTAAACCACCAACTTTCAATGTCTTTGTTTTTTTCTATACAAACCGAAACCGTGAATTCCCCAATCATATTATCTTTGATGGATACCACTCTTGGATCCCACATAACCAAAATACCACATGATCTGCCAATTGAAGGTAGATGAATCCATTCAACGAACCTTTATTTCCATACACTGGATATACAATTTCTGCCCACAACTTCTCTTTTTGTTTCTTGTAGAATAACTAAGTCTGGCTTCTCCTTGCGTAACATATCTCGAATGAATCCCCTCCTCGTTGCAGAACCTCCTCCTCTTATATTCCAAGAGAGAATCTTCATCTAAACACCTTTTCTCCCCTTGCACTTATTCCAACCGTATTTAATCCAGCCCCCAGTTCCACCTTTGTACTCCCATCATTTCCAAACATCCATTACCTCTGTCATGTTCGGACATTATCATCATCCCCCCGCTGTTGTTATCACCCTTGTGGATTTTGCACTCCGACATACCCGACTTATCACTAACCACTTTATCTTCCTTAACCTCTAAAACCCTCCCCGACCCCGAGATTTGTTTGAATGAAAAAGACAAAGAAGAATGGGTGGAAGGATTGGGAAGCTGGTTATGAGAGTTAGTATTTTTGTTGTGTACCTCATTCGAGTTTGGTGCGAAGAGATCTCCAATGTCCTCCAATCCCAAGCTGGTGTGTGTCGTAGTGTCCGAACTTTCAGGAATATGGGATTTGATGTCGCTATAATCACTTTCCTCTTCCGACGCAAGACCTCGTTCCACTGTGAAATCCCTGTCCTCCCATGTACCATCCTCTCCCCTGTGCAATGATCCATTATCCATCCTCTGTGTATTAGTCTTTGTCACATCCTCATCCTCTATAATGAAAGCACCATAATTCTTCCTTGATTTTTTCCTTGTATAAACCACCTCGAATTTCCTATCTTGTTTGATTGTATCATCTGCTGTGACTTTTCATTGTCTGTTTTGCTCATCGATTGAACCATTCCCTTGTCGAAATCATCCACTCCTTTCGGAATAAGCCTTTTGAGAATCTTGATTTGTTTTCCTCCGCGCACTGGTTCTGACCCAATTGCTTTGGAACCCTTAATCCCTTTCCTTGTCGCTGTGTGAACAGTTTCCTGTTGATTTCCAACAAACACTTCCATCCCTTGAATGACTCGAGTATTGCTGTATTTCCGTTCTTTGTATGTTGAAGGACTTTCTCCCCCCAATACCATATTTGTACCAGCCATTTTCTGTTGGGCAGCTTCTCCGTCACTTTTAATCTGATGGTATTCTGTTGTGGCCATCGAATCCTTCGCTACATCAAATTTTTTAAGATGTCCAGTATCTTCAACAACCGGTTTTCCACTCTACCCCAGCCTGCTATCACTCTTGCACCATCAACTACCACCTGTGCGTAGGATCTTTTTTCATAGATATCATATGCTGAAATGTTGATCGAATCAACATAAATGCGAACATTCAGAGGACCGCGTGGTGTCTGTATTACCAAAGAGCTATTAATGAATCCCCCTTCTAGCCCCACCACTTTGATTTTAGCAGCTGCCAAATCCTTGAGGAAAATAGTATCTCGACTAATATCCACCAATCCCCCACAACTGTCCCGATATTTTTGAGCACATCTGTTGTCCACACATCCCATGGTAATCCAATAATCCTGATCCAACTGTTGCAGCATTCAAAAACTTCCTCTTCCGTGTTGACTGTTGATGTCGCTCCTCCATCGTTCAAAAGTCAAAGAAATCCTCTTCTCGAAAAAGCATCTATTAATTTTCAAGTAGAATTCATAATCCTCTCTGCTGTTTGGCCACCACATTGCTTTATTTGTCTAGAAAGGGAAAacctcaattttcttcttcactgcCTTACCAAGTGCTTCTGTTACCATTTCCCAAGATATATTAACGCAATCTTTCCTAACAAGCAAAGCTTTATTCCAGTCTTTACTCAAACACTGTCGAAATTCTGAATGAGCATCAGTGTTCTCGGACCCTGTAAAGCTTGGATTGGTCTTACCACGATACATAGATTGCCGAATTTGCTGTTTACCACCCTTCAGTTTGTATGCTCCTTTCATTTTTGCGTTGCTCAGAATtttatcaacataaaacaccataCATCTCCAGCCTTCTTCATACCTTCCACTTGGAATTATAATTCGCTTGTTTCTTGTTGGATCTCTCAAATTTCGACACTTCAATATAGCTTCCTCGATCATTGACAATTTTTTGCACAGATACAACTGCTTCCCCCACTCTCATTCTGTTAAAAGTTGTATAAGATTTAGGATTGATAATGTACTCGCACATTATTTTCCTCAGCCAGTAAACACTCTCACGATCTAATTCCAGCATGTTGCTCGCATCCCGAGTTCTTTCTGTCACACAGATAGAGTTACCCCTTTTCCCCAATGAGATTAGAAATAATTTTTGCTCTATTCTAATCTCTTCTACTGCCTTAGCAGCCGGGTACTTACTACACTCCATCCTTGACATATGTGAGTATGGTAAAAGAATCGGTTATCTCAATGAATGGTTTTAATCGGAAAGGAACACCATGAAGGTCAGTAGACAAAAGAAATAGGATTGTGTATTATCTGGGTGAAGAGAGATGGTAGACCGCCGACAAAGTTGGTTGGAATTGGTCGGAAATGTCTTTAGACAAAAGAAATCGGATTGGGTATTATCTTGAAGAAGAGACAAAGTAGACTGCCGACAAGGGTGTTCGGAATTGGTCGGAAATGTGCTATGATGGGTGGCGACAAAGTGACGAACGGCGGAGTTCAGTATATTACTACAAAAGAGAATACCTCCATCTAAGGTGACAAGCGGAACGGGTAAGCATTTTTGAATATATCTATCGCACTCAAGAAAGGCGGAAATACGAGAATATGAATGTCGTCGACGGCCGGCGACAGGCGCCGAGGATAGACAAAAGGTCGGTCGAAAAATCTCAGTTGACGAAGGTGATGGTTGAGCAGTGGAGGAACCCTAATGTTTGACGTCTGAAGGTGGGAGggacaattttcaaaaaaaattctcaCTTTCTAAAAGCTACCCCACTTTTGTTATGGGTGACTCCTGAATTGAAGGTTAAGGATAGCTCAACACTGTCTTAACACCAGTTTCTTCCTGTTTCCATTATTGTATAATGTTCTTATACTTGTAATCATGATCGGATGTTCAAGtatttatacaattctgaaagcAACTTTTCAAGCTCTAAATTCAGTATTACAGGGTTAGTTGTGCTCTCGTCTTTGCAGTTGGATGCTGCTGCTTTGTAGCATAATGTTGAGCGTAAGATTATAGATAATTGTTCGCTtctcttattttgatttgattgtttCTTTGCTAGTAAAATGCTTGCTTCTCCATGATTTCAGTATAACTACTTCTTTGCTTGGCATTTACCTAGGATACAAAAGATTCATATCTTTTTCCTCTCGAGATATGGGATCTTCAGCTATTTAAACGCACACTTTCAACGTGAGTGATTCACCTTTGCAAACTTTTTGTCGTTCATGTTGCTTTAGAGTATAAATATTTCATTGTATGACATTGTCGATCTCATCTTTACCCTAAAATCCACTGAATACTTGTCTGATATTCATTCTTTGTTCCGGAGAGATACatgttatatataattttgttcTTTTACTCTAGAATATGACCCGTGGTACTATGGGATGGTTCGTTCAGCTTTTTTGGAAACCTCTAGCTACTTGTAATTTCTAGTTCAATTAATTTCTCTTGAGATGGTAAAGTGTTCGCCATTTGGGTCCAACGAAGAATATATGACCTAGTTTGCCACTAAAATATGTCATGGAAAAAGATGCTTTAGGGTCACCAGCCATATTTCGGCAAAAAATCCTACGATGCCCAAGAGAAAAAATGAAACGGGAGAATATTTGAATGCATAGTACTTGGTGTAAAATTGGCATACATTAGCATACCTACGGGAGAATATTTGAATGCATAGTACTTGGTGTAAAATTGGCATACATTAGCATACCTTTTAAAGTTTGTGTACACTACCCACTATTTGTAGCTATAGAGGCAATCATTCGACGTGAAAAAGAGAACATGTTCAATCTAGAATTCTGATGTCGATATTTCTCGCCATTGGGACGAAACTACAAATTTAAAGGATGTAGGAGTGGAATCCAACGAGAAACAACCCTAAAGGTCTATTTATTAGATGCGTCAGCCACTCCAGTTTATAAAAAATGAATTATTCTAACATTGCATATATCATGTCAAGCCAAAGGCATATTTCATAATTCTTGACATCATTTAATTCACCTTAATGTATATCTTAAATGTGACCATTGGTTATATTATGTCAGCACTAACCAAATATTAATCATATGCTGTTTAAGCGGAGTAAGAGAGGACAACTTGACAGACTAGTGTATTAAGTGCATACACCTTTCAAAATAAATTGCAACTCCTGATATCTTGTGTGACATAGAATTATAAGCCTGACTATCGGCCTTCCTAATgttactt from the Primulina eburnea isolate SZY01 chromosome 3, ASM2296580v1, whole genome shotgun sequence genome contains:
- the LOC140827880 gene encoding serine/threonine-protein kinase ATM-like — encoded protein: MTELVDVMSKELDQMSTSSTNSFFTPVRIATCLIFGVKNVDYDKLTVQGGGACCPCVLPGYKAMFTFQVCANTYKSPVSEKRARREHVVVLIKERVMGRKWPWSLLRLSLLMLFAAPNEKSSQKLAFPLNEDNENKLHELSGPLYEVGKGWQVIWNCLMRSLPTFCNLTSIDTKDSYLFPLEIWDLQLFKRTLSTVLMLGNILQVCFMLHLMLLLQENLAAFMVVGKYLNDAHSTVDIVKSMMTMRSIQGDLQDSLYLRQNMLPAVLAILNLKVVQDVDII